Proteins encoded in a region of the Vicia villosa cultivar HV-30 ecotype Madison, WI linkage group LG5, Vvil1.0, whole genome shotgun sequence genome:
- the LOC131604871 gene encoding pterocarpan synthase 1-like, producing MATTPIKIISYSILLFITINIANGKAQPPQSTLVFYLQDVRKGPKATVSPIIGINGKVWSYNTFGTILVVDDPITISPSSYSTQIGRAQGIITVTSQDGTNVNIVLSLVFNSAQYTSSTLEIQGTSCQRDNLRELGVVSGTGRFRFARGFAVFETISTYSQSVIRLTVTLAIP from the coding sequence ATGGCAACAACTCCAATCAAAATCATCTCATATTCAATACTACTTTTCATAACCATCAACATAGCTAATGGTAAAGCTCAACCACCTCAATCAACCTTGGTGTTCTACCTACAAGATGTCAGAAAAGGACCTAAGGCAACCGTTTCACCGATTATAGGCATCAATGGCAAGGTTTGGTCGTATAACACATTTGGAACAATATTGGTTGTTGATGATCCTATTACGATAAGTCCTAGCTCATATTCAACTCAAATTGGACGGGCTCAAGGAATAATTACGGTAACTTCTCAAGATGGTACAAATGTGAACATAGTTTTGTCACTTGTGTTTAACAGTGCGCAATACACTAGTAGCACTTTGGAAATTCAAGGTACAAGTTGTCAGCGTGATAATTTAAGAGAGCTTGGTGTTGTTTCTGGAACAGGAAGGTTTCGATTCGCAAGGGGATTTGCTGTGTTTGAAACTATATCTACCTATAGTCAATCTGTTATTAGGTTGACGGTAACCTTGGCAATTCCTTGA